Sequence from the Mixophyes fleayi isolate aMixFle1 chromosome 4, aMixFle1.hap1, whole genome shotgun sequence genome:
AGACAGGACATGCTGGTGAAGAAGGCAAAGCCAGCACGTCGCGGCAGGAGAAGGGATTGTAGCACGGTGTATCAGTATAAAACCTGGCGGTGTGACTCACCTTCCCCAGAGATACGGTGTTCTCTCTGGCCTCCTTCACCAGCTCCGCCATCCGAGACTTGAAGCTTTCCACATCCGTACACTGGTTGGCTCTGGCATGGTGGAGAATCAACTCGGCCACTGTCTCtccctacagcaaccaatcagaacacACCATGGCCACATAGTATGGCAAGAACTTCAAGGTATGGAAAACAATTCGCAGATTCTAATGGCATTTCTGGGACTACAATATATCAACAATAATACACAATGGACAACAGAAACACAGGGGAATTATATATCATTAAgatgatttttttcatttaatccaTCTGGGAATAGACAACCTAAATTAACTATTACAAGTGTGATCTCCTATTGGATAAACTGACATTCCTTTATCTGCAAATGCAATTAATCAAGGAATTATTATTCTCTTGTACACATCTTGAGATATCAATGTTTATAAATTGATGTTCCAGttataagtttatttatttctAAGTGGTTCTCTGTATTGTTATATGAATATCAATGTTCTTTACAAATGTTTGAGCTCTGGGGTAACTCTAAGAGATGTTTTCTATTAACACCATCAATTGTGGGAACATTTGATATATCTTTTTATGATACTAATTTGAGCGGTATCTTATGGTCAtggcttatattttattttatctttttattgctattaatgaaatttattttatagaaagaATATGCTTTCTCAGTGATACTTATTTTAATTGACATTGTGTTTTCAACTATATTGTGTAATATTGATGCATGTTGATATATTGTAGTCCCAGAAATGCCATTAGAGTCTGcgtttcctattttttttaacttgtttaaaatgcctgctcatattgtgacaaagggaggcgtttgccacaggcttctaaaagaaTAAATAGGTATTTAGCTGGAAATctacagagttacacatttgtgcagcagtgcacctagctTAAAGAAAAACAGGTAGAAgtcatatgtgtgacaaaataatagtatgaaGTCTGATTTAACTAACATTCTCTGAAAGTGTCTTTTTTCACAGATACAGCAGGCTGACagagtgtgtctgcagtgagagcaATCAAGTAGAGCAGCTGACGAGAACTCCTTATttaagggaaggtgggagtgtcatctgcccatcaagctagggctgtgggaggagcatCACGTATAAAAACTTGTCTGTTTTCATTGTTctgtgtgactgatgctgaatgagttctctgtacagcgctgtggaattagtggcgctatataaataaataatgatgattacAGGATTTTACAGATTTTCTTTGAATGTTTTACTAAATCTGGTTGTAAGGCTCTCCATTCGACATACAAAAACACAAGTCACAGGAGCTAAAAGACTATCTATCTCTGAAATTAAACAACTTTTTATCTGCAGCTCCCTCCCGGCGATCTGCTGAAATTGccgcatacaaaacaaaaaaatcaaaagtaaaaataatgggGAAGTGCTGATAAAATTAACACattatttattcaaatacatttaaaacctATTTGAAATGGATACTGTTACAAAGATAAAAAAcatatagtaaatatatttataccgGTATGTCCCAGAACTTAGTCAATCCGGATTGAATATAAACAGGCATGCATATGATTAAACTAGTGTCAGTACATCAAAATATTAACCAACAATTGTGGATAATTCAATTGATCCTCataataatgatatatatgtGAGGATTATATTACATAGCAACAATCTCCAATAGTCCTGTTAGTCTGCATTCGATAGACTGACATTTGTTttctctgactcataatccttTTAGCTTTTAGCCCAGCCCTCCCATCAGTCTTATGCATGTGTGTTTATACTCTCACATTGTAGTAGCTTAAATGAATTGCTTATTGGAATAAGGGTATTATTGGGGTATGATGTCTTTGTAGGCAAGTCGAGGGTCCAGAGGACCAATAATAAGTGCCAGGGCAGGCAAAGGGATCCCTTGGTATAATCATATCCTACAGATCCATGACAGATTTCTGAGGTCACAGTGCCTCAAAAGGTTTGTTTTACGTCCGATTGGCAGAAAATAATCTCTCACCTTAATTTCAACCAGTCCCAAAATTATAGCTTTTTACAGTCGTCCACTTACCTGTCCTAGTAATACTGCGGTAAAGACGGACCGGAAGTTCTCCAGATCTTTCTCCTGCAGTTCAGCCACAATGCCGGTGTCCAGCAGGACCAGCCGGAGAGGACAGCGACTGGGGCCAACGTTTACGATAAGAGTGTCGCACATGTCCACTAAAGTGGTCTGATCCATCTGTTTAGAAGTGAACTGCTGAGCCCCTTGCACTAAGATGTTACCGGGGTGCAGATCCGCATGGACAAAATTATCCACGAACACCTGCAAAAGTAAGAGACGATGGGTGGCGATCTGCTAAGGGTAATGGAAATATTCccctttattatcatcatcatcagctatgtacatagcaccactaatactgcagcgctgtacagagaactcacatcagtccctgcaccattggagcttacagtctaaattagcGCTACCAACTACGCAGTGCTGTCCAGAGCGCAatttgtcattcatatcagtccctgccccactggagcttatggacacacacacacacacgttaatttTCTCAACAGTCAATAAACCTACCagattttggactgtgggaggaaaccagagcacccagagattCAAAATCTTTGCAAACACGGAATGTTGGAATCTATGAATATTTCATTTCACCTTTGCCTGGCAATCAGTATGGCTCATACTCACGTAAAAAAATACGCTGATAAATAAGGTTAATTAAATCTAACATAAGACATTTTACAAACAGGTTAAAATAAGTAACAATCtctgtcttcctttctcctggAGGGATCGCTCTTATCCAAATGCCTCTTTCCTCCACCTTCCTCATTTTGGATGTATCAATAAACTCCTATTACTCTCATTAGGGTAATAAGCATTTATGGTTCTGATGTCCAATTGGATGGCTGTCCTTGACAATGTAATGCCTACAGAACCTGTTTGTAAATGTCTGAAGCTAAGTACTACAGTGGCacgatggttagcattgctgtctcccAGAGCTGGGGTCAGGTGTTCGATTccgaccagggggtaaatgtatcaagctgagagttttccggtaggtttgaaaagtggagatgttgcctatagcaaccaataagattctagatatcattttgtagcatgtactaaataaatgatagctagaatctgattggtttttcaaacccgccgaaaaactctcagcttgatacatttccccccagggtctatctgtgtgggtttcctccgtgtgcttcAGTTTCCGTCCACACTTCGAAAGACATACTGTTAAGTAGACTGGCTTCTAATAAAATGAACtctctgtgtgtgactgtgtggtaggggatctagactgtaagctcctcagGGAAGGggctgattaaatattctctgtatacaGCTGCGTAacatgtaggcactatataaataattgttaatacgTAATACCctcttgaaaataaatatttgtctgCATTTCTAAGAATTACCCACCATCTTCATCAACATATTTACTCCCATTGCTGCGATCCTCTGCTTGATTTGAGAAGAGACGGACTCTTGCAGGTACATGGACAAAGGTTCACCGTCCTGTAGCAAAGAAAGGATATCGTCATGTAATGCCACAGTGTCTGGCGACTCACCGGTCACTCGTGCTTCCTCTACTCTGCAATTCATGCCAGCCAATCAGATGTAAGACTTAGACAGCAAATGTTTGATTGGCTGTTCTAAATTACAGCACTAGGTTATGGAAGGAGCTATAAGAAAATCACATACTCAATGATACGCCAGCTCTTTGTATCAAGCACCTACCTCAAAGGTCTCTACCAGGATGTTCTTCGTGACAAAGGGTCGTAAGGGTGTGGGAAACTTTATAAATTCCATTTTCTGAAATTTTTGTTGAAACCGCTCTAGATTTCTGGCTTCAAAGCGCAGATCGATCTATTAAAAGACAGAATATAACCACAGCAATATAGACGGAACGTACTGCAGTGTAGACAGGTCGTACGTAAATGGCTGTTCCACTGGTTTCAATGACTAACAAGATCAACTGGATACATAGATCACAGCGCAAATCTAAAAACCTTGTATTTGTGGAATCAACTCACCTGCCGGGTCATCAGTTTTTCAAACTCCTCCACGATTTCTGTCAGACTCAACCACCTGAATCCAGGGATCAGGCCAAGGATCCGGCTCCAGGTCTTTATAAGGAGAAGGTCCATCTTAACTTGTTGACTAAGACCTGGGTGGAGGACCTGGTGGTAAGACAAGAAGAGGTATTTTCAAGAATCAACTCATAGGAACAGTTCCCAAAAGTGTTTCCTATAAGCTTTTGTAATCTGGAAATTGAAGAGTTAAAATTGGACCTTTAAGGGAAAATCTGTTTTGTCAGTGTTGGACTAAACAGCCTACCCTGTAAGTTACCCCCCATCAGGATGGAAGGCTATGGGCTCATATACAGGTTTTCTTGTATGGTTTTCTGTGCTGAGGTATCTTCAAAAACATGGTAAGCAAAGCGTGCATGCTACTAAAGATAGGGATTACTGATCCCTATGGGCAgcacaaaaatatacatagtgAAGTCTGGACACTAAATGGACACAAGAAAACCATGAATGCTGCATCTACGGGCCATTCAGTGTTTACTACTGTGAgtcgcaggggcaaacgcaggatttttaaggggggttttctcccccacccccaaaaaaatatatatagagagagagagcagctccattttggcgatgctgtactgtacagcagtcgcggcgctgtcaaagaagcgcccgcagCAGTGCTAgaacaatacagcaccaccgcggacgcttctgtgacagcgtcgcggctgatGTACAgcacagtgctgctgtgtaggggcaatgtttagtgcccgttcattcgcggaggggaggggtttctggagaaccagaaaccccccctgcatgcgccactgagtCTGGTCTCTAGAGGGAGTCAAACCCCAtttttaagctaggtacacagtgATACAATTAtttgcagatcacacgattcacgaccgtttggtcagatattacaaGAGTGTGTACGCCCCCctcgatcatgttttatcgtaacaaagcacattgcatctgttaatttggttttataaacttcctaaaaaatcacgatcaatgatgcAATGAtttcgggcaaatgtggaagtgtataTGCCCTCACAACCAGACAACagcagtattattttttttatcagttgtgaaatatacaatttttacatttttttattacagcaGAGTTCCCTTTTAATGAActctaaatataaataatttggtTAATTACTCATTTTGCCCGTAGTTATTTACACATTCTGTTTTCACTTGTGTCTTTGCCAGTGGCATATCAGCTGTTTAAACTCTACACATGCAGGCAGACAATTTTGGGGGGTAATATTCACtatgcagtctatcaattcactaagaacaaGTGAACATTGCTGAGGTTTCAAGCATTTGGTGCCTTGTTCCTCAGTGAACTCATTTGTTCCTAGTGGTTACCACCTACATTGCATGTGTAGCAGGTAAATTTGTGCCCCATGTAGGTGATGGGTACACACGTATTCAAATCACCAGTGATGATAACCTTGTACATAGGAACTAATTTGCAGAATTGACATCACTTGATTTCCAAAGGTAAATGGACCAGGGTAGTTTGTAGATGCTACCCAAATGTATATCCTTATTGGCCACATTGGATTGGAAATACTGTAGACTGAATATTGCTGTCAAGATAAATAAAATGATCACAATAACCATAAACTTCTATATGGAACAACGTATTTTTGGTGATTTTGTATAAGCCCTTACTTTTACAGCCACGGGGATTAAGTGAGGTAAATCTTCCTCTGATGCTTTTGGGAGGGAAAGAGACTGAAGGACTTCTTGTTGGATACCAATATTATATTGACCTTTTAGAGAAACATTATCAGGTTTTTTTCTCTGCCTGAAATATCCAAAAATTCCAGTTAGCCCTTGAACCTCCCATGCCTCAAATGCAGAGTCGTGCTCTgtgttctctaccagagtctgaGATTCCATATCCTGAATAATGGATAGGTCAGTGTAGGCCTTGTATACCTGAGCGACACAACCAGAACCTATAGGCTCCATGCTATAAAATTTCAGTACATGTCCATAGTCATCCCCAAAGGCTCTCTTCAAGCAGAGCTCGGTGTACCCCCAGGGATGTGGGGTCACC
This genomic interval carries:
- the ADCK2 gene encoding putative aarF domain-containing protein kinase 2, with the protein product MLWTLQLRCGFLFCHRICLHKSSRDLCRWSWRNVAAQHQKYTVGYSNLKSLSKITLMFCGIKYVTTTTQCERLYQREEPPKMMLNSGLSLGQKNSQDTLLKKISFIINLGVRSCILFLKFGPLLLAYPFTFLSASMNSLWLNLLLKATESSGPVCIKLGQWASTRQDLFSKEFCVKFSKLHVKVTPHPWGYTELCLKRAFGDDYGHVLKFYSMEPIGSGCVAQVYKAYTDLSIIQDMESQTLVENTEHDSAFEAWEVQGLTGIFGYFRQRKKPDNVSLKGQYNIGIQQEVLQSLSLPKASEEDLPHLIPVAVKVLHPGLSQQVKMDLLLIKTWSRILGLIPGFRWLSLTEIVEEFEKLMTRQIDLRFEARNLERFQQKFQKMEFIKFPTPLRPFVTKNILVETFEDGEPLSMYLQESVSSQIKQRIAAMGVNMLMKMVFVDNFVHADLHPGNILVQGAQQFTSKQMDQTTLVDMCDTLIVNVGPSRCPLRLVLLDTGIVAELQEKDLENFRSVFTAVLLGQGETVAELILHHARANQCTDVESFKSRMAELVKEARENTVSLGKLQIAVLLSRVFGLLMKHKVKLESNFASIVFAILVLEGLGRSLDPEIDILEAARPLLLQNASSLV